The Lycium barbarum isolate Lr01 chromosome 9, ASM1917538v2, whole genome shotgun sequence genome has a segment encoding these proteins:
- the LOC132609827 gene encoding L-lactate dehydrogenase B-like translates to MHNSASASSLGPDGLNLSQAFFKPIFNTHPPPQTRRHTKISVIGVGNVGMAIAQTILTQGLVDELALVDAKPDKLRGEMLDLQHAAAFLPRTKIVASVDYSVTSGSDLCIVTAGARQNPGESRLNLLQRNLALYKGIIPELVKYSPESILLVVSNPVDVLTYVAWKLSGFPANRVIGSGTNLDSSRFRFLIADHLDVNAQDVQAYIVGEHGDSSVALWSSISVGGVPVLSFLERQQIAFEKETLEKIHKQVVQGAYEVISLKGYTSWAIGYSVANLAYSIIRDQRRIHPVSVLAKEFYGIDGGNVFLSLPAQLGRSGVLGVTNVHLSDDEIQQLRNSAKAILEVQNQLGI, encoded by the exons ATGCATAACAGTGCATCAGCATCATCACTAGGCCCTGATGGCCTTAACTTAAGCCAAGCCTTCTTCAAACCAATTTTCAACACTCATCCACCACCCCAAACAAGACGCCACACAAAGATCTCAGTAATTGGTGTTGGCAATGTTGGTATGGCAATAGCCCAAACTATCTTAACTCAGGGTCTCGTCGACGAGCTAGCACTCGTCGACGCGAAACCTGATAAACTCCGCGGCGAAATGCTGGATCTCCAGCACGCCGCGGCGTTTCTCCCCCGGACGAAAATAGTCGCATCTGTCGACTATTCTGTTACGTCCGGGTCGGATCTTTGTATTGTTACTGCTGGTGCCCGACAGAACCCCGGGGAAAGTAGGTTGAATTTGCTCCAGAGGAATTTGGCTTTGTATAAAG GTATTATACCGGAGCTGGTGAAGTATTCACCTGAGAGTATACTTTTGGTTGTGTCGAATCCAGTGGATGTTTTGACATATGTTGCGTGGAAGTTGTCTGGGTTTCCAGCGAATCGGGTCATCGGGTCGGGTACCAACTTGGATTCGTCTAGGTTTCGGTTTTTGATTGCTGATCATTTAGATGTTAATGCCCAGGATGTGCAG GCATATATTGTTGGGGAGCATGGTGACAGCTCTGTGGCACTTTGGTCCAGTATTAGTGTTGGAGGAGTTCCAGTACTTAGCTTTTTGGAGAGGCAACAAATTGCTTTTGAGAAGGAGACATTAGAAAAAATCCACAAACAAGTTGTGCAAGGTGCATATGAAGTGATCAGTTTGAAAGGCTACACATCGTGGGCAATCGGTTACTCTGTGGCTAACTTGGCTTATTCAATCATTCGAGACCAGAGAAGGATTCACCCCGTCTCAGTCCTTGCGAAGGAGTTCTATGGTATTGATGGCGGCAATGTGTTCTTGAGTTTGCCTGCACAGCTTGGTAGAAGTGGAGTTTTGGGTGTGACCAACGTGCATCTTAGTGATGATGAAATTCAGCAACTTAGGAACTCTGCCAAGGCCATCTTAGAAGTGCAAAACCAGTTGGGAATTTGA